In the Dioscorea cayenensis subsp. rotundata cultivar TDr96_F1 chromosome 12, TDr96_F1_v2_PseudoChromosome.rev07_lg8_w22 25.fasta, whole genome shotgun sequence genome, one interval contains:
- the LOC120273738 gene encoding probable N-succinyldiaminopimelate aminotransferase DapC, which produces MEEKLSQVGRKLKPSPIQELSHLAQRCGAINLAEGFPDFPAPFPVKNAAISAIDANLNQSSHVQGVCDLLARKMKESYGLDTDPLTDYVISCGQTEAFAATVFAIIDRGDEVLLFDPAYEAYETSINLAGGVPVYVPLDPPNWSLNMDKFMRSFTTRTKAVVLNSPHNPTGKVFTEEEFEVIAGACCKMNCFAITDEVYEYITYDDQKHICLASLPGMQERTIVTPSLSKNFQCHR; this is translated from the exons ATGGAGGAGAAGCTCTCCCAGGTTGGTCGGAAGCTCAAGCCATCGCCaatccaagaactctcccactTAGCGCAGCGTTGTGGAGCCATTAACCTCGCCGAGGGATTTCCCGACTTCCCTGCCCCTTTTCCGGTCAAGAACGCTGCCATCTCCGCCATTGATGCGAACCTCAATCAATCCAG tcatGTGCAAGGAGTTTGTGATTTGTTGGCAAGGAAGATGAAAGAGAGTTATGGTCTTGATACTGATCCTCTTACTGACTATGTGATTTCTTGTGGCCAGACTGAAGCATTTGCGGCAACAGTGTTTGCAA TAATAGATCGAGGTGATGAAGTATTGTTGTTTGATCCTGCTTATGAAGCTtatgaaacaagcatcaatctGGCTGGAGGAGTGCCT GTCTACGTGCCACTGGATCCACCTAACTGgagtttaaatatggataaattcaTGAGATCCTTTACTACACGAACAAAAGCTGTGGTTTTGAACAG TCCCCATAATCCAACTGGGAAAGTTTTCACCGAGGAAGAGTTTGAAGTCATTGCTGGAGCTTGCTGCAAAATGAATTGTTTTGCCATTACCGATGAA GTTTATGAATATATAACATATGATGATCAAAAACACATATGCCTTGCTTCTCTTCCTGGAATGCAAGAAAGAACCATTGTGACGCCCTCACTGTCCAAAAACTTTCAGTGTCACAGGTAA